The proteins below are encoded in one region of Aquisphaera giovannonii:
- a CDS encoding MmcQ/YjbR family DNA-binding protein has protein sequence MDADDFRELAIGFDDVEEGAHMGAADFRVGGRIFATLAHGHLGLGNLMLSPELQRSLIAEAPDVFLPVSGGWGRQGATHIRLAEASPEQLLHGLRLAWNLRVQKNARSGKRKAPH, from the coding sequence ATGGACGCGGACGACTTCCGAGAACTGGCGATCGGCTTCGATGACGTCGAGGAAGGCGCCCACATGGGGGCCGCCGACTTCCGCGTCGGGGGGCGCATCTTCGCCACGCTCGCCCATGGGCATCTCGGGCTCGGGAACCTGATGCTCTCTCCCGAGCTGCAGCGGTCGCTCATCGCCGAGGCCCCGGACGTTTTCCTCCCCGTCTCCGGCGGCTGGGGGCGGCAGGGCGCGACCCACATCCGCCTGGCGGAGGCGTCTCCCGAGCAGTTGCTCCACGGGCTCCGGCTCGCCTGGAACCTCCGAGTCCAGAAGAACGCCCGGTCCGGCAAGCGTAAGGCTCCTCACTGA
- a CDS encoding cupin domain-containing protein, with translation MEPKIVEAGAGRSLNVLGDNQLIRLTGEDTGGALTLVEQANPPGVGVPMHVHANEDEVFHVLEGALDFTVGGRTRRAEAGAVVFLPRNVPHAFVAVGPGTTRSTVTAFPAGIELMFYELGELPPGPPDMARVLDICGRYGIRFLEPAQPGDDVAGV, from the coding sequence ATGGAACCGAAGATTGTCGAAGCCGGGGCCGGCCGCTCCCTGAACGTCCTCGGCGACAACCAGCTCATCCGCCTGACGGGCGAGGACACCGGCGGGGCGCTCACGCTCGTCGAGCAGGCCAACCCGCCCGGCGTCGGGGTGCCCATGCACGTCCACGCGAACGAGGACGAGGTCTTCCACGTCCTCGAAGGGGCGCTGGACTTCACCGTCGGCGGCCGGACGCGGCGGGCCGAGGCCGGGGCGGTGGTCTTCCTGCCGCGCAACGTGCCGCATGCTTTCGTCGCCGTGGGGCCGGGGACGACTCGCTCGACGGTCACGGCCTTCCCGGCCGGGATCGAGCTCATGTTCTACGAGCTGGGCGAGCTGCCGCCCGGCCCGCCGGACATGGCCCGGGTGCTCGATATCTGCGGCCGGTACGGCATCCGGTTCCTCGAGCCCGCGCAGCCCGGCGACGACGTGGCGGGTGTGTAA
- a CDS encoding deaminase produces the protein MPRARRRGPGDTPVGSVVVLDGAILGEGIEALPAGDSITGHAETLACRAALDATGRRDLAGAIVYTAAEPCSPCGSGKETPVIGAVTSIHPIPIDPRSSAGARPRP, from the coding sequence GTGCCTCGAGCTCGCCGCCGCGGCCCCGGCGACACCCCGGTCGGCAGCGTCGTCGTCCTCGACGGTGCGATCCTCGGCGAAGGGATCGAGGCCCTCCCCGCCGGCGACTCGATCACCGGCCACGCCGAGACGCTCGCCTGCCGGGCGGCGCTCGACGCGACCGGCCGCAGGGACCTCGCCGGGGCGATCGTATACACCGCCGCCGAGCCGTGCTCCCCGTGCGGCTCCGGGAAGGAGACCCCGGTCATCGGCGCCGTCACCTCGATCCATCCCATCCCGATCGACCCCCGCTCGTCGGCCGGCGCCCGGCCCCGTCCGTGA